Proteins co-encoded in one Hallerella porci genomic window:
- a CDS encoding type Z 30S ribosomal protein S14, with protein sequence MASRRMIEKCKRTPKYTVRGYHRCKRCGRPHAYMRRFGLCRICFREMALAGEIPGITKSSW encoded by the coding sequence ATGGCAAGCAGAAGAATGATCGAAAAGTGCAAGCGCACCCCGAAATACACCGTTCGTGGTTATCATCGCTGCAAGCGTTGCGGTAGACCGCACGCTTATATGCGTCGCTTCGGTTTGTGCCGTATTTGCTTCCGCGAAATGGCACTCGCCGGTGAAATCCCGGGCATCACCAAATCTTCCTGGTAA
- the rplE gene encoding 50S ribosomal protein L5, translating to MSTMKKDVYEKTVVPALKEKFGYKNVMQIPRLQKIVINMGVGEAASNRKVLDEATDTLAAITGQKPVVTKARKAISNFKLREGLGIGAKVTLHGENMWDFLYRFINISLPRVRDFRGLPRRGFDGSGNYTLGIKEQSIFVEIDIDKISQTLGMDISFVTSATTDEEGRALLEGLGLPFRK from the coding sequence ATGAGCACAATGAAGAAAGATGTTTATGAAAAGACCGTAGTTCCGGCTCTCAAGGAAAAGTTCGGTTACAAGAACGTGATGCAGATTCCGCGTCTGCAGAAAATCGTTATCAATATGGGTGTTGGCGAAGCTGCTTCCAACCGTAAGGTTTTGGACGAAGCAACTGATACTCTCGCTGCAATCACTGGTCAGAAGCCGGTGGTGACGAAGGCTCGCAAAGCAATTTCCAACTTTAAGCTCCGCGAAGGTCTTGGAATTGGTGCTAAGGTGACCCTCCACGGCGAAAATATGTGGGATTTCCTCTATCGCTTTATCAACATTTCCCTTCCGCGTGTGCGTGACTTCCGTGGTCTCCCGCGTCGCGGTTTTGATGGCAGCGGCAACTATACGCTCGGCATCAAGGAACAGTCGATCTTTGTGGAAATCGACATCGATAAAATCTCTCAGACTCTCGGTATGGACATTTCCTTTGTCACTTCCGCTACTACGGATGAAGAAGGACGTGCTCTGCTCGAAGGTCTTGGTCTCCCCTTCAGGAAGTAA
- the rplX gene encoding 50S ribosomal protein L24 translates to MSNIKKNDNVKVISGAHKGKTGAVLSVDPKAGRVIVAGVNVHKRHEKPSRTNQAGGIVEKELPIDISNVMLLEGSTPVRTRRVREAGKKSVRVSVKSGKAL, encoded by the coding sequence ATGTCAAACATCAAGAAGAACGATAACGTTAAGGTTATCTCCGGTGCCCACAAGGGCAAGACCGGTGCCGTGCTGAGCGTTGATCCGAAAGCGGGTCGCGTGATTGTTGCTGGCGTGAACGTTCACAAACGTCATGAAAAGCCGAGCCGCACCAATCAGGCTGGTGGTATCGTTGAAAAGGAACTCCCGATTGACATCTCCAACGTGATGCTTCTCGAAGGTTCCACCCCTGTTCGTACTCGTCGCGTCCGTGAAGCCGGCAAGAAGAGCGTTCGCGTGAGCGTCAAGTCCGGAAAGGCTCTGTGA
- the rplN gene encoding 50S ribosomal protein L14 codes for MIQEETRLVVADNSGAKEVACIRVLGGSNRRYASIGDVIKVAVKDAIPQSKVKKGSVADAVVVRTRKEIGRKDGTFIRFSDNAVVLITKDGEPRGTRIFGPVARELRDHNFTKIISLAPEVL; via the coding sequence ATGATTCAAGAAGAAACAAGACTGGTCGTGGCCGATAACAGCGGTGCGAAGGAAGTCGCCTGCATCCGAGTTTTGGGTGGATCTAACCGGCGCTATGCTAGCATCGGCGATGTCATCAAGGTAGCGGTCAAAGACGCTATCCCCCAGAGCAAGGTGAAGAAAGGCTCTGTCGCAGATGCTGTCGTGGTCCGCACTCGTAAGGAAATCGGTCGTAAGGACGGAACATTTATCCGCTTCTCCGACAACGCAGTCGTCCTCATCACGAAAGATGGCGAACCCCGTGGAACCCGTATCTTTGGACCTGTGGCGCGCGAACTTCGCGACCATAATTTCACAAAGATCATCTCTCTCGCACCCGAGGTGCTCTAA
- the rpsQ gene encoding 30S ribosomal protein S17, with protein sequence MDRNSRKVRQGIVSSSAMDKTITVVVEDRKRHPIYNKIMKSTAKFKAHDEKNEAEVGDTVEIMETRPLSATKRWRLVRIVAKKK encoded by the coding sequence ATGGATAGAAACTCTCGCAAAGTGAGACAGGGTATCGTTTCGTCTAGCGCTATGGACAAGACGATTACGGTTGTGGTTGAAGACCGCAAGCGTCACCCGATTTACAACAAGATCATGAAATCCACAGCTAAGTTCAAAGCTCATGATGAAAAGAATGAAGCTGAAGTTGGCGATACTGTGGAAATTATGGAAACCCGTCCCCTTTCCGCAACAAAGCGTTGGCGCTTGGTTCGGATTGTGGCAAAGAAGAAGTAA
- the rpmC gene encoding 50S ribosomal protein L29 translates to MKARELKELSTEQLQEKLSQLNLDLFNNRFSAKTGNSEEKPVAARSIRKDIARVKTILTERAKA, encoded by the coding sequence ATGAAAGCACGCGAACTGAAAGAATTGAGCACTGAACAGCTCCAAGAAAAGCTCTCGCAGCTCAACTTGGATTTGTTCAACAACCGGTTCTCTGCAAAAACCGGAAACAGCGAAGAAAAGCCCGTCGCAGCTCGCTCGATCCGCAAGGACATCGCACGAGTCAAGACAATTCTTACCGAAAGGGCCAAGGCCTAA
- the rplP gene encoding 50S ribosomal protein L16: MLSPKRTKFRKEQKRRMKGRATSGDTIAFGEYGLQALEKCWITARQIEAARIAMTRTIKRGGHIWIRIFPNKPVTRHPAEARMGKGKGAVEFWAAVVLPGRIMFEMDGVERDLAIKALREASQKLPIKVKIVEASEI; the protein is encoded by the coding sequence ATGCTGAGTCCTAAAAGAACAAAGTTCCGCAAAGAACAGAAGCGTCGCATGAAAGGACGTGCGACTAGCGGTGATACCATCGCTTTCGGCGAATACGGTTTGCAGGCTCTCGAAAAGTGCTGGATCACAGCACGTCAGATTGAAGCTGCTCGTATCGCAATGACACGTACCATCAAGCGCGGCGGTCACATTTGGATCCGCATTTTCCCGAACAAGCCGGTTACTCGTCACCCAGCCGAAGCTCGTATGGGTAAAGGTAAGGGCGCAGTTGAATTCTGGGCAGCAGTGGTTCTTCCGGGTCGCATCATGTTCGAAATGGACGGTGTGGAACGCGATCTCGCCATTAAAGCGCTTCGTGAAGCATCTCAGAAGCTGCCGATTAAAGTTAAAATCGTGGAGGCTTCGGAAATCTAA
- the rpsC gene encoding 30S ribosomal protein S3, whose amino-acid sequence MGQKTHPYGLRLGVIDDWQSKWYAKDEKFADFLYEDIVLRRYLMKRFEHASLAKVGIERTPKKVNVNLFTARPGVVIGKKGEELERLKSELQYLTGKEIYISVHEIKRPEADAKLVAENIARQLEKRVSFRRAMKRAMQSAMRMGIEGVKIQCGGRLGGAEIARVEKYAEGRVPLHTLRADIDYATATAKTVYGAVGIKVWIMHGEKIGKDVLSSEPKREK is encoded by the coding sequence ATGGGTCAGAAAACTCATCCGTATGGTCTTCGTCTCGGCGTCATTGATGACTGGCAGTCCAAGTGGTATGCCAAAGACGAAAAGTTCGCCGACTTCCTCTATGAAGATATCGTTCTTCGCCGTTATTTGATGAAGCGTTTCGAACATGCTTCCCTTGCTAAGGTTGGCATCGAACGTACACCGAAAAAGGTGAATGTGAACCTCTTCACCGCTCGTCCGGGCGTCGTGATCGGCAAAAAAGGCGAAGAATTGGAACGTTTGAAGAGCGAACTCCAATATCTCACCGGAAAAGAAATCTATATTAGCGTCCACGAAATCAAGCGTCCGGAAGCTGATGCAAAACTCGTTGCAGAAAACATTGCTCGTCAACTTGAAAAGCGTGTTTCCTTCCGTCGTGCGATGAAGCGTGCGATGCAGAGCGCAATGCGTATGGGCATCGAAGGCGTGAAGATTCAATGCGGTGGCCGTCTCGGCGGTGCTGAAATTGCTCGCGTTGAAAAGTATGCAGAAGGTCGCGTTCCTCTGCACACCCTTCGTGCTGATATTGATTATGCCACTGCTACTGCCAAGACCGTTTACGGTGCTGTCGGTATCAAGGTCTGGATCATGCACGGCGAAAAGATTGGCAAGGACGTCTTGTCGTCTGAACCTAAGAGAGAGAAGTAA
- the rplV gene encoding 50S ribosomal protein L22, with the protein MKATAKVKNIRYGVRKLRLVADLVRGKSVDQAFAMLSILHNKKKGAPIVENALKSAVANFKQKAPGAVATEELKIEAIAADGATIMKRMRPRSHGSADRLAKPLSHLTVVVSDNADKE; encoded by the coding sequence ATGAAAGCTACAGCAAAAGTAAAGAATATCCGTTACGGTGTTCGCAAGCTCCGCTTGGTGGCGGATCTGGTGCGCGGCAAGTCTGTTGATCAGGCTTTCGCTATGCTCTCTATTCTTCACAATAAGAAGAAGGGCGCTCCCATTGTTGAAAATGCTTTGAAGTCTGCAGTTGCAAACTTTAAGCAGAAAGCTCCGGGTGCCGTTGCAACGGAAGAACTCAAAATCGAAGCGATTGCAGCTGATGGTGCTACAATCATGAAGCGTATGCGTCCGCGTTCTCATGGAAGCGCAGACCGTCTCGCAAAACCGTTGTCTCACTTGACCGTCGTTGTGTCTGACAACGCTGATAAGGAGTAA
- the rpsS gene encoding 30S ribosomal protein S19 — protein sequence MSRSLKKGAFVDSHVLVKTKAMASSDKKQPIKTWSRRSTIIPDMVGLTFAVYNGKQFVPVYVSENMVGHKLGEFSPTRLFRGHRKAEAAGGSK from the coding sequence ATGTCGAGATCCCTTAAGAAAGGTGCTTTCGTGGATTCCCACGTTTTGGTCAAAACCAAGGCTATGGCCAGCTCCGACAAGAAGCAGCCCATCAAGACCTGGTCCCGTCGTTCCACCATTATTCCTGACATGGTCGGTTTGACTTTTGCTGTGTACAACGGCAAGCAGTTCGTTCCGGTCTATGTTTCTGAAAACATGGTTGGTCACAAACTCGGTGAATTTTCTCCCACCCGCCTCTTCCGCGGTCACCGTAAGGCTGAAGCCGCAGGAGGATCCAAGTAA